A part of Pararoseomonas sp. SCSIO 73927 genomic DNA contains:
- a CDS encoding glutathione S-transferase — protein sequence MKLHSLELSGHAHRARLFLSLLGVPYELVEVDMAAGEHKSPAFLALNPFGQVPVLEDGEVVVPDSNAILVYLARKLGRTDWLPEDPAGAARVQRWLSVAAGQIAFGPAAARLITVFGAPFRAEEVIPRAHAILSLIEAELGARSWIAADRATIADIALYSYIVAAPEGNVDLAPYPAIRAWLARVEALPGFLAFPRTAAGLHAA from the coding sequence GTGAAGCTCCACTCCCTCGAACTGTCCGGCCATGCCCATCGGGCCCGGCTGTTCCTCTCCCTCCTCGGCGTGCCCTACGAGCTCGTCGAGGTCGACATGGCCGCGGGCGAGCACAAGTCGCCCGCCTTCCTCGCCCTGAACCCCTTCGGGCAGGTCCCGGTCCTTGAGGACGGGGAGGTGGTGGTCCCCGATTCCAACGCCATCCTCGTCTACCTCGCCCGGAAGCTCGGCCGGACCGACTGGCTGCCTGAGGACCCAGCCGGCGCGGCGCGGGTGCAGCGCTGGCTCTCGGTGGCGGCCGGGCAGATCGCCTTCGGCCCCGCCGCCGCCCGCCTCATCACCGTCTTCGGCGCGCCGTTTCGCGCCGAGGAGGTGATCCCCCGCGCGCACGCCATTCTCTCGCTCATCGAGGCGGAGCTCGGCGCGCGAAGCTGGATCGCGGCCGACCGGGCGACGATCGCCGACATCGCCCTCTACAGCTACATCGTCGCCGCGCCCGAGGGGAACGTGGACCTCGCCCCCTACCCGGCGATCCGCGCCTGGCTCGCCCGCGTCGAGGCACTGCCGGGCTTCCTCGCCTTCCCCCGGACCGCGGCAGGCCTCCATGCCGCGTGA
- a CDS encoding aromatic ring-hydroxylating dioxygenase subunit alpha: protein MNAAFQPRPDLRAIAGLVDDRPEDGVFQVDRRVFTDPEVFEAEIRHVFEHNWVFVGLESQVARPHDFITTYIGRQPVLLTRDKEGALRLFLNTCRHRGTIVCPFKHGRQKFHVCRYHGWAYDSAGRNISITEEAAGQYPASFANADHDLVPVARLDSYRGFIFASLTEDVPSLAEHLGDARFFLDLVVDQSPTGELELVPGEITYTFDANWKLQFENGLDYYHFSSTHSSYVDILKKRKAVAGPGAGFTDEDPEEKEGQGSFSFDHGHAVNWSIKRTQLYGRPLASDPAVLEATRARLGPDRVKWMLRQRNLTIFPNLQVIDILSAQLRTWRPLAANRTEMTSHCLAPVGEAPEARAMRIRSYEDFFNPSGLASSDDNVMYEFCQTGYEAEQAGATQGYLRGMGEGLPGAHAAELGINPAESAFGLPAFGGETNFHAGYRAWRRLMLHGAGKAG, encoded by the coding sequence ATGAACGCCGCCTTCCAACCCCGCCCGGACCTGCGCGCCATCGCCGGGCTGGTGGATGACCGCCCGGAGGACGGCGTCTTCCAGGTGGACCGCCGGGTCTTCACGGACCCGGAGGTCTTTGAGGCGGAGATCCGCCACGTCTTCGAGCACAACTGGGTCTTCGTCGGCCTCGAATCCCAGGTGGCGCGGCCGCACGACTTCATCACCACGTACATCGGCCGCCAGCCCGTGCTGCTGACGCGCGACAAGGAAGGGGCGCTGCGCCTCTTCCTCAACACCTGCCGGCACCGGGGGACGATCGTCTGCCCCTTCAAGCACGGGCGGCAGAAGTTCCACGTCTGCCGCTACCATGGCTGGGCCTATGACAGCGCCGGCCGCAACATCTCCATCACCGAGGAGGCGGCGGGGCAGTACCCCGCGTCCTTCGCCAATGCGGACCATGACCTCGTCCCCGTCGCGCGGCTGGACAGCTACCGCGGCTTCATCTTCGCCAGCCTGACGGAGGACGTGCCGAGCCTCGCGGAGCACCTCGGCGACGCCCGCTTCTTCCTCGACCTCGTCGTGGACCAGAGCCCCACGGGAGAGCTGGAGCTGGTGCCGGGCGAGATCACCTACACCTTCGATGCCAACTGGAAACTGCAGTTCGAGAACGGGCTCGACTACTACCACTTCTCCTCCACCCACAGCTCCTACGTGGACATCCTGAAGAAGCGGAAGGCCGTCGCCGGGCCGGGGGCCGGCTTCACGGACGAGGATCCGGAGGAGAAGGAAGGCCAGGGCAGCTTCAGCTTCGACCACGGCCACGCGGTGAACTGGTCCATCAAGCGCACGCAGCTCTACGGCCGCCCGCTCGCCTCCGACCCGGCGGTGCTGGAGGCGACGCGCGCGCGGCTGGGGCCGGACCGGGTGAAGTGGATGCTGCGGCAGCGCAACCTGACGATCTTCCCGAACCTGCAGGTGATCGACATCCTCTCCGCCCAGCTCCGCACTTGGCGGCCGCTGGCGGCGAACCGGACGGAGATGACCTCCCACTGCCTCGCCCCGGTCGGGGAGGCGCCGGAGGCGCGCGCCATGCGCATCCGGAGCTACGAGGACTTCTTCAACCCCTCCGGCCTCGCCAGCTCGGACGACAACGTCATGTACGAGTTCTGCCAGACCGGATACGAGGCGGAGCAGGCGGGCGCGACCCAGGGCTACCTGCGCGGCATGGGCGAGGGCCTGCCGGGCGCCCACGCGGCGGAGCTCGGCATCAACCCCGCCGAGAGCGCCTTCGGCCTGCCCGCCTTCGGCGGCGAGACGAACTTCCACGCGGGCTACCGCGCTTGGCGCCGCCTGATGCTGCACGGCGCGGGGAAGGCAGGGTGA
- a CDS encoding LysR family transcriptional regulator — protein sequence MDRWQAMRVFVRTAECGSFTGAARGLGMSPPAVTRAVAALEETIGTRLLQRTTRSVRLTEAGQRYLEDCRRILSDIEEAEAAAAGSYATPTGTLTVTASVQFGRLHVLPVMTEYMARHPGVTLRALFVDRVINMLEEGADVGIRIGHLPDSGLMAARVGSVRRVLCAAPAYLARHGAPAAPRDLRDHAVIGSTGIDLLPEWRFGPERRTVVSLRPRLVCNTVDAALEAALGGHGIVRLLSYQVAPALAEGGLALLLEEHEEPPVPVHVVHLGGGRPSAKIRTFVDLAVERLRGNRFLQPAPP from the coding sequence GTGGACCGTTGGCAGGCCATGCGCGTCTTCGTGCGGACCGCGGAGTGCGGGAGCTTCACGGGGGCGGCGCGGGGGCTCGGCATGAGCCCGCCCGCGGTGACGCGGGCCGTGGCCGCGCTGGAGGAGACGATCGGAACCCGCCTCCTCCAGCGCACCACCCGCTCGGTCCGGCTCACCGAGGCCGGGCAGCGCTACCTGGAGGATTGCCGGCGCATCCTGTCCGACATCGAGGAGGCAGAGGCCGCCGCCGCCGGATCCTACGCCACGCCCACCGGGACCCTGACCGTCACCGCCTCCGTCCAGTTCGGGCGCCTGCACGTCCTGCCCGTCATGACGGAGTACATGGCCCGCCACCCCGGGGTGACCCTGCGCGCGCTCTTCGTGGACCGGGTCATCAACATGCTGGAGGAAGGGGCGGATGTCGGGATCCGCATCGGCCACCTCCCGGATTCCGGCCTCATGGCCGCGAGGGTGGGCAGCGTGCGGCGCGTCCTCTGCGCCGCCCCCGCCTACCTGGCGCGGCACGGCGCACCCGCCGCGCCGCGCGACCTGCGCGACCACGCCGTGATCGGATCGACCGGCATCGACCTGCTGCCGGAGTGGCGCTTCGGGCCGGAGCGGAGGACGGTGGTCAGCCTGCGGCCCCGGCTCGTCTGCAACACCGTGGACGCGGCGCTGGAGGCCGCCCTGGGCGGGCACGGGATCGTGCGGCTGCTCTCCTACCAAGTCGCGCCCGCGCTGGCGGAGGGAGGGCTCGCCCTCCTTCTCGAGGAGCACGAGGAACCGCCCGTCCCCGTCCACGTCGTGCATCTCGGGGGAGGGCGCCCCTCGGCGAAGATCCGCACCTTCGTCGATCTCGCGGTCGAGCGGCTGCGCGGGAACCGCTTCCTTCAGCCCGCCCCACCGTGA
- a CDS encoding pyridoxamine 5'-phosphate oxidase family protein — translation MPDQHRLFFAGLPFVVIGAVDPEGRPWATLRAGRPGFMSSPDPRHLRLDLPRDPADPADAGMEDGDAIGLLGIEPATRRRNRMNGTLLRDGPGAFTVRVEQSFGNCPQYIRQREVRALRDPRAAPSAPPLVTEGPDERARRIIAGADTFYVASFADPPGGGRQVDVSHRGGRPGFVRIGADGALTIPDFSGNRFFNTLGNLLANPRAGLVFVEDATGDLVQMTGRAEVLADSPEVAAFPGAERLWRFEPGRTVFRAAGLPLALPPVPGGWSPQTLRTGNWAGAPDLPDPART, via the coding sequence ATGCCCGATCAGCACAGGCTGTTCTTCGCGGGGCTTCCCTTCGTCGTCATTGGGGCGGTGGACCCGGAAGGCCGGCCCTGGGCCACGCTCCGCGCCGGCCGGCCGGGCTTCATGAGCTCGCCCGATCCCCGCCACCTGCGCCTCGACCTGCCGCGCGACCCGGCTGACCCGGCGGATGCGGGGATGGAGGATGGCGACGCCATCGGCCTTCTCGGCATCGAACCGGCCACCCGGCGCCGCAACCGCATGAACGGAACCCTCCTCCGCGACGGGCCCGGCGCCTTCACGGTGCGGGTGGAGCAGAGCTTCGGCAACTGCCCCCAGTACATCCGACAGCGGGAGGTGCGCGCCCTCCGCGACCCGCGCGCGGCACCCTCCGCGCCGCCCCTGGTCACGGAGGGGCCGGACGAGAGGGCCCGACGCATCATCGCCGGCGCCGACACCTTCTACGTGGCGAGCTTCGCCGATCCACCCGGGGGAGGGCGGCAGGTCGACGTGTCGCACCGCGGCGGGCGGCCGGGCTTCGTGCGGATCGGCGCGGACGGCGCGCTCACCATCCCCGACTTCTCCGGCAATCGCTTCTTCAACACGCTGGGGAATCTGCTGGCCAACCCGCGCGCCGGGCTCGTCTTCGTGGAGGACGCGACCGGCGACCTGGTGCAGATGACGGGCCGAGCGGAGGTGCTGGCCGACTCCCCCGAGGTCGCCGCCTTCCCGGGCGCGGAGCGGCTCTGGCGCTTCGAGCCGGGGCGGACGGTGTTCCGGGCGGCGGGGCTGCCGCTGGCGCTCCCGCCCGTCCCCGGCGGCTGGTCGCCGCAGACGCTGCGGACGGGGAACTGGGCGGGGGCGCCCGACCTGCCCGACCCCGCCCGGACCTGA
- a CDS encoding MarR family transcriptional regulator has protein sequence MPRNSIYAPVTEGPAGEAVAFDRYLPTVLSKLVSELRISANAFFGDRYGVTLIEWRILSFLAAAGPSSAYTIWTEGELDKAAVSRALRGLQGREFVTILPGTRTRRPSLVIDLAPAGRRLHDAMFDEIMLRHERLLDGLSPGDAETLFSLLRRVRENIPGMSGGRPLPRD, from the coding sequence ATGCCACGGAACAGCATCTACGCCCCCGTCACCGAAGGGCCCGCCGGGGAGGCCGTGGCCTTCGACCGCTACCTGCCTACCGTGCTGTCCAAGCTCGTCAGCGAGCTGCGGATCTCGGCCAATGCCTTCTTCGGCGACCGCTACGGCGTGACCCTCATCGAGTGGCGCATCCTGTCCTTCCTGGCCGCGGCTGGGCCCTCCAGCGCCTACACGATCTGGACGGAGGGGGAGCTGGACAAGGCCGCCGTCAGCCGCGCTCTCCGCGGCCTGCAGGGGCGCGAGTTCGTCACGATCCTCCCGGGCACGCGCACCCGCCGGCCCAGCCTCGTCATCGACCTCGCCCCGGCCGGGAGAAGGCTCCACGACGCGATGTTCGACGAGATCATGCTGCGCCACGAGCGCCTGCTGGACGGCCTCTCCCCCGGCGACGCCGAGACGCTGTTCAGCCTGCTCCGCCGGGTGCGGGAGAACATCCCGGGGATGAGCGGCGGCCGGCCCCTCCCGCGCGACTGA
- a CDS encoding FAD-dependent oxidoreductase, which produces MPGTLRRVVIVGAGHAGGACALALREFGFDGAVVLLGEERHHPYERPALSKAMLASDDAAPTVLADAARWAGGFDLRLGAPVLAIDRGRRLVRLADGTDLSYDALVLATGGSARNLDIPGGELAQLLRTSDDAVALRARMRGARSAVVIGGGVIGLEVAASFRAGGLSVRVIEAGPRILGRNVPEEAAAWIAGLHEREGVEIRTGIAARSIAATERGAAVTLGDGTVLEGDIVVQGIGIRPRTELAEAAGLPCRDGLLVGPTYASTADPLVWGIGDLAFREGAAGGARQESWAHAQGSARAAARAILGLAPEPEETPWFWSDQYGHTLRIVGAPAEADESLARGPQFRLYLREGRVIGAACLDAARDFAIARRLVAAGARLDREKAGQAGGDLRKAVAA; this is translated from the coding sequence ATGCCGGGCACGCTGCGTCGCGTTGTGATCGTCGGCGCGGGCCATGCGGGCGGCGCCTGCGCCCTGGCCCTTCGCGAGTTCGGCTTTGACGGCGCGGTGGTCCTGCTCGGGGAGGAGCGGCACCATCCCTACGAGCGGCCGGCCCTTTCCAAGGCGATGCTGGCCTCCGACGACGCGGCCCCGACGGTCCTGGCGGATGCGGCGCGGTGGGCGGGCGGCTTCGACCTGCGCCTCGGCGCGCCGGTCCTCGCGATCGACCGGGGCCGGCGGCTCGTCCGGCTCGCGGACGGGACCGACCTCTCTTACGACGCGCTGGTCCTCGCCACCGGTGGCTCCGCGCGGAACCTCGACATTCCCGGCGGCGAACTGGCCCAGCTTCTCCGCACCAGCGACGACGCGGTGGCGCTGCGCGCGCGCATGCGGGGCGCGCGCTCCGCCGTCGTCATCGGCGGGGGCGTCATCGGCCTGGAGGTGGCGGCGAGCTTCCGGGCGGGCGGGCTCTCGGTGCGCGTGATCGAGGCCGGCCCGCGCATCCTCGGCCGCAACGTGCCGGAAGAGGCGGCCGCGTGGATCGCCGGGCTGCACGAGCGCGAAGGCGTGGAGATCCGCACGGGCATCGCCGCCCGCTCCATCGCCGCGACGGAGCGCGGCGCCGCCGTGACCCTCGGCGACGGGACGGTGCTGGAGGGCGACATCGTCGTGCAGGGGATCGGCATCCGGCCGCGCACGGAGCTGGCCGAGGCCGCCGGCCTGCCCTGCCGGGACGGGCTGCTGGTCGGCCCCACCTACGCCAGCACCGCCGACCCGCTGGTCTGGGGCATCGGCGACCTGGCCTTCCGCGAGGGCGCGGCGGGCGGCGCGCGGCAGGAGAGCTGGGCGCACGCGCAGGGCTCCGCCCGCGCCGCCGCGCGCGCCATCCTCGGCCTCGCGCCGGAGCCGGAGGAGACGCCCTGGTTCTGGAGCGACCAGTACGGGCACACGCTGCGGATCGTCGGTGCCCCGGCGGAAGCGGATGAGAGCCTCGCGCGTGGCCCGCAGTTCCGCCTCTACCTGCGCGAGGGCCGCGTGATTGGCGCGGCCTGCCTGGACGCCGCGCGCGACTTCGCCATCGCCCGCCGCCTCGTCGCCGCCGGTGCCCGCCTCGACCGCGAGAAGGCCGGGCAGGCGGGCGGCGACCTCCGCAAGGCCGTGGCCGCGTGA